In Cryptococcus gattii WM276 chromosome A, complete sequence, one genomic interval encodes:
- a CDS encoding Iron homeostasis-related protein, putative (Similar to TIGR gene model, INSD accession AAW41204.1), which translates to MSLSSVLRLGPVSSHRHSGIRQNRLFAMSQSLLVHTTTRRISTKVICRKGLCMLTGRTSAVQRYAPLHSGLRHHTTKPSPSSTSKSLNHQHDHKHEDEHDHDHEHGLFHTHVHDHSEGAEQLMEALSSGKIDRGTRITLLGLGSNVALTLSKGLAGLWMNSASLLAEAGHSLSDLLGDFVTLATWRISRKPPTDAFPWGYSKFETFGTLTVSVILVGGAIGIGLHSYHLLLQTLLPYLATFPPGTLFNVIGTHLPASIPSPLLELFHSHGPSALPHEHGSGTDHLHSHAADAGAILNPHAAWFALASVVIKEWLYRLTARVASEEHSPVLKANALHHRADALTSLVALTSILGSSFGGWHFLDPLGGIAVSFFILQQGLSLSKVAMLELLDAGIDKKTQATIEKIVTDLVDGDELLAVRNVRGVKCGGHTNLDLTIDVPPSMTVRDSHALEQRVRDAVMSARREVREVKFHVHSEEVLPDGTKAKRKTVEKEGPTSDFGRDGC; encoded by the exons ATGTCCCTGTCAAGTGTTCTCCGGCTTGGACCCGTCTCCAGCCATAGACACAGCGGGATTCGACAGAACCGTCTGTTTGCGATGTCTCAGTCACTTTTGGTTCACACAACGACCAGAAGGATATCAACGAAAGTCATTTGCCGGAAAGGCCTGTGCATGCTGACCGGTAGAACTTCTGCTGTACAACGGTATGCTCCACTACACTCCGGTCTTCGACACCACACAACAAAACCCTCCCCGTCAAGCACGTCCAAGTCACTCAATCACCAACATGACCATAAACATGAAGATGAGCATGATCATGACCATGAGCATGGGCTATTTCATACACACGTCCATGATCATTCGGAGGGCGCAGAACAGCTCATGGAAGCTCTGTCATCAGGAAAGATAGACAGGGGGACGCGGATAACTTTGTTGG GCCTTGGGAGTAACGTTGCTCTTACTTTGTCCAAAGGTTTAGCGGGATTATGGATGAACTCGGCTTCTTTGCTAGCCGAAGCGGGTCATAGTTTGTCAGATCTATTAGGT GACTTTGTAACCCTTGCAACATGGAGAATTTCGCGGAAACCACCTACAGACGCATTCCCTTGGGGCTACAGTAAGTTTGAGACATTTGGAACCCTTACGGTCAGTGTCATTCTGGTTGGAGGTGCGATTGGCATCGGATTACATTCTTATCAT CTATTATTACAAACGTTGCTCCCCTATCTCGCCACTTTTCCCCCTGGCACACTATTCAACGTTATCGGCACTCATCTACCTGCTTCTATTCCCTCCCCTCTTCTCGAGTTGTTCCATTCTCATGGACCTTCAGCACTCCCACATGAACATGGATCTGGAACCGACCACTTACATAGTCATGCTGCCGATGCTGGAGCTATCTTAAACCCACATGCTGCGTGGTTTGCATTAGCGAGTGTTGTGATCAAGGAATGGCTATATAGATTAACAGCAAGGGTCGCTTCTGAGGAGCATAGTCCGGTATTGAAGGCCAACGCTTTGCA TCACCGAGCAGACGCTCTCACCTCACTCGTTGCTCTAACCTCCATCCTTGGCTCTTCTTTCGGAGGCTGGCATTTTCTTGACCCTTTGGGTGGTATTGCTGTGTCATTCTTCATCCTTCAGCAGGGTCTATCTTTATCGAAAGTCGCCATGCTCGAGCTGTTAGATGCTGGCATAGATAAGAAGACACAGGCCACGATCGAAAAGATTGTAACTGATTTAGTGGATGGAGATGAACTCCTGGCTGTCAGGAACGTAAGAGGTGTCAAGTGTGGTG GTCATACAAACCTCGACTTGACTATAGACGTGCCTCCCAGCATGACCGTTAGGGACTCCCACGCTCTCGAGCAAAGGGTGAGGGATGCTGTCATGTCAGCTCGAAGAGAAGTCAGAGAGGTCAAATTCCATGTACATAGCGAGGAGGTTTTGCCTGATGGAACTAAAGCCAAGAGGAAGACtgtggagaaggagggaCCGACATCTGACTTCggaagagatggttgttgA
- a CDS encoding Dityrosine transporter, putative (Similar to TIGR gene model, INSD accession AAW41205.1) — MVVNNFETASSSSSTLMESSTLSATLAHDRMKEENGASKTLGADSVPSIPCSNKEETAPDENLRGKPPDRGDGGCAKLSVDTPRSEKEEVAEVEMIDGRPKDIYDRFSKRQKIVIVAIISYSAFIAPMTSSIFLPSIPTMAVDLHSSAEVINYTVAIFLVTIGVASVFWSPYSGFYGRRPVYLASMPITVVASIGVAQSKNIGDIIGTRILQGIGSSCVLSVGAGTIGDIFRPTERSRGMATYYMGVLIGPALSPILGGIFTEYTSQTWRSAQYFLAGCSALSVVLTFFFLPETIHPPTVHESLKKERGKKFVMYWVNPFRSVMLLRWPNIAMACFISSCVMLDTYCVIIPLSAVFKDRYNIHNTAIAGCLYLVNGAGNVISSKIAGPYADRIVKKCMEKRGYRRPEDRLKASFWGTLILMPISVLIYGWLLKFGKGGMAPPLVMVFLNGISLMLCLTPLNTYLVDCMQSRSAEVVAINNCIRYIFSAAASAFVLPLANAIGWGWTMTMCAFVSWLAAGALFILCRYGECWREAANIRYGITKVEAQEERADGGKDEEAAVVGNSTVEDRATDGYGEYLERPAPMEEKFFRTKSRTKTVDRRANRKAGELPLVEEVLKRQVSFSGPSIHGGG, encoded by the exons ATGGTCGTAAATAACTTCGAGACGGCCAGCAGCTCTAGCTCAACACTCATGGAGTCATCGACACTCTCAGCCACCCTGGCCCACGACAGgatgaaggaagaaaaTGGCGCATCTAAAACTCTTGGTGCTGACTCTGTACCCTCAATACCATGCTCAAATAAGGAAGAAACTGCACCGGACGAGAATCTTCGTGGAAAGCCGCCAGAtagaggagatggaggatgTGCGAAGCTTTCGGTGGATACCCCACGAAGcgaaaaagaagaggttgcAGAGGTTGAGATGATTGATGGCAGACCAAAAGATATATACGATCGCTTTTCCAAGAGACAGAAGATTGTTATTGTTGCAATTATATCATACTCCGCTTTCATTGCTC CAATGACCTCATctatcttccttccttcaaTACCAACCATGGCTGTTGATCTTCATTCCTCAGCTGAGGTCATCAACTATACTGTCGCGATTTTTTTGGTCACTATCGGTGTTGCCAGTGTTTTCTGGTCACCTTATTCCGGGTTCTATGGACGACGACCGGTGTACCTGGCCAGCATGCCGATCACAGTAGTAGCTAGCATAGGAGTCGCTCAATCAAAGAACATCGGGGATATCATCGGTACCCGTATCTTGCAGGGCATAG GAAGCTCCTGTGTGCTCAGCGTAGGAGCAGGAACTATTGGAGATATCTTTAGGCCCACTGAAAGAAGCCGAGGTATGGCGACTTATTATATGGG TGTCCTTATCGGACCTGCCTTGAGTCCAATCTTGGGTGGGATCTTTACGGAGTATACTTCACAAACTTGGCGCAGTGCCCAATACTTTCTAGCTGGATGTAGTGCGTTATCGGTCGTCCTCacgtttttttttcttcctgAGACAATCCACCCGCCTACCGTGCACGAGAGCTTgaaaaaggagagagggaaaaagTTTGTGATGTACTGGGTAAATCCTTTTAGATCGGTGATGCTGTTGAGATGGCCAAACATAGCCATGGCG TGCTTTATCTCAAGTTGCGTAATGCTTGATACCTACTGTGTGATTATTCCACTGTCTGCTGTTTTT AAAGATAGATATAACATCCATAATACCGCTATCGCAGGTTGCTTATACCTTGTGAATGGCGCCGGTAACGTCATCTCGAGTAAAATTGCCGGAC CATATGCCGACCGCATTGTAAAGAAGTGTATGGAAAAGCGAGGATACAGAAGGCCAGAGGACAGACTGAAGGCCAGCTTCTGGGGTACCCTGATTCTGATGCCGATATCGGTCTTGATATACGGGTGGTTGTTAAAGTTTGG CAAAGGAGGAATGGCTCCACCTCTAGTCATGGTGTTCTTGAACGGCATCTCTTTAATGCTCTGTCTTACGCCTCTCAATACTTA CTTGGTAGACTGTATGCAGTCACGAAGTGCGGAAGTTGTGGCCATAAACAACT GTATTCGATACATCTTTTCGGCCGCTGCATCTGCTTTCGTTCTTCCACTAGCCAACGCTATCGGTTGGGGCTGGACCATGACCATGTGCGCTTTCGTTAGC TGGCTGGCAGCTGGAGCATTGTTTATCCTGTGTCGCTACGGTGAATGTTGGCGAGAAGCAGCAAATATCCGCTATGGCATCACCAAAGTCGAAGCTCAAGAAGAGCGCGCTGACGGGGGAAAGGAcgaagaagctgctgtCGTGGGGAATAGTACAGTCGAAGACAGGGCCACTGATGGATATGGCGAGTACCTGGAGCGACCAGCACCTATGGAGGAAAAATTTTTTAGGACAAAGTCAAGAACAAAGACTGTTGATAGACGGGCGAATAGAAAAGCGGGCGAATTGCCTCTTGTGGAAGAAGTGTTGAAAAGACAAGTGTCCTTTTCTGGCCCTTCAATCCATGGCGGGGGCTAA